Proteins co-encoded in one Phalacrocorax carbo chromosome 5, bPhaCar2.1, whole genome shotgun sequence genomic window:
- the SCRN3 gene encoding secernin-3 isoform X1: MSRRPPPPRSCDTFVALPPATAGGRVVFGKNSDRPAEEVQEVVHFPAAAHPPGAALECTYIKIEQVEKTHAVVLSRPSWLWGAEMGANEHGVCIGNEAVWGREEVGDEEALLGMDLVRLGLERADTAEKALTVIVDLLEKYGQGGNCMESHMVFTYHNSFLIADRKEAWVLETSGKYWAAEKVEGGVRNISNQLSITTKIDREHPQLKEYAKSKGWWDGEKEFDFAATYSYVNTARMTTSRGRYCEGYKLLNKHKGSITSEIMMEILRDKESGINMEGGFMTTGSMVSVLPQQPHLPCIHFFTGTPDPARSVFKPFIFVPNITQLLKTSSPTFGHNDPVKKQPRFQNKPDRRHELYKKHESAAVVMETIEGKGKEMLKEIQELEKQKISEMESILQNGCLDINQAVNLFSQCVEEELKIYS; this comes from the exons atgtcccgccggccgccgccgccccgctcctgCGACACCTTCGTGGCGCTGCCGCCCGCCACGGCAGGGGGCCGCGTCGTCTTCGGGAAGAACTCGGACCGCCCGGCGGAGGAGGTGCAGGAGGTGGTGCACTTCCCGGCCGCCGCgcacccgcccggcgccgcGCTGGAG TGCACCTACATCAAAATTGAGCAAGTCGAGAAGACCCACGCCGTGGTGCTGAGCCGCCCCTCCTGGCTCTGGGGGGCCGAGATGGGGGCCAACGAGCATGGCGTGTGCATCGGCAACGAAGCGGtgtgggggagagaggaggtCGGTGACGAAGAAGCCCTCCTCGGCATGGACCTCGTAAG GCTTGGACTTGAGAGAGCAGACACAGCTGAAAAGGCTCTTACCGTCATAGTTGATTTGCTAGAAAAATATGGACAGGGAGGAAACTGTATGGAGAGCCACATGGTATTCACATACCATAACAGTTTTCTGATAGCTGACAGAAAGGAAGCATGGGTTCTGGAGACATCTGGAAAATACTGGGCAGCAGAGAAAGTAGAAG GAGGTGTACGGAACATTTCCAACCAGCTCTCTATCACAACCAAGATTGACAGAGAACACCCACAATTAAAGGAATATGCCAAAAGCaagggctggtgggatggggaaaaggAATTCGACTTCGCTGCCACATATTCTTATGTAAATACTGCCAGAATGACCACATCCAGAGGCCGATATTGTGAAGGCTATAAACTTCTGAACAAACACAAAG GATCTATCACTTCTGAAATAATGATGGAAATTCTTCGTGACAAAGAGAGTGGTATTAATATGGAAGGTGGATTTATGACAACTGGAAGCATGGTGTCTGTACTGCCTCAGCAGCCCCATCTCCCGTGTATTCACTTCTTTACTGGAACTCCAGATCCTGCGAG gtCTGTATTCAAGCCCTTCATATTTGTGCCCAATATTACTCAGTTATTAAAAACTAGCTCCCCTACATTTGGTCATAATGATCCAGTTAAGAAGCAACCACGTTTTCAGAACAAGCCAGATCGAAGACATGAGCTCTATAAAAAACATGAAAGTGCTGCTGTAGTTATGGAAACTATCGAG GGTAAAGGTAAAGAGATGCTAAAGGAGATACAGGAGTTGGAGAAACAGAAGATAAGTGAAATGGAATCAATCCTGCAAAACGGATGTCTCGACATTAACCAAGCGGTTAACCTTTTTTCACAGTGTGTAGAAGAAGAACTCAAAATATATAGCTAA
- the SCRN3 gene encoding secernin-3 isoform X2: MSRRPPPPRSCDTFVALPPATAGGRVVFGKNSDRPAEEVQEVVHFPAAAHPPGAALECTYIKIEQVEKTHAVVLSRPSWLWGAEMGANEHGVCIGNEAVWGREEVGDEEALLGMDLVRLGLERADTAEKALTVIVDLLEKYGQGGNCMESHMVFTYHNSFLIADRKEAWVLETSGKYWAAEKVEGSITSEIMMEILRDKESGINMEGGFMTTGSMVSVLPQQPHLPCIHFFTGTPDPARSVFKPFIFVPNITQLLKTSSPTFGHNDPVKKQPRFQNKPDRRHELYKKHESAAVVMETIEGKGKEMLKEIQELEKQKISEMESILQNGCLDINQAVNLFSQCVEEELKIYS, encoded by the exons atgtcccgccggccgccgccgccccgctcctgCGACACCTTCGTGGCGCTGCCGCCCGCCACGGCAGGGGGCCGCGTCGTCTTCGGGAAGAACTCGGACCGCCCGGCGGAGGAGGTGCAGGAGGTGGTGCACTTCCCGGCCGCCGCgcacccgcccggcgccgcGCTGGAG TGCACCTACATCAAAATTGAGCAAGTCGAGAAGACCCACGCCGTGGTGCTGAGCCGCCCCTCCTGGCTCTGGGGGGCCGAGATGGGGGCCAACGAGCATGGCGTGTGCATCGGCAACGAAGCGGtgtgggggagagaggaggtCGGTGACGAAGAAGCCCTCCTCGGCATGGACCTCGTAAG GCTTGGACTTGAGAGAGCAGACACAGCTGAAAAGGCTCTTACCGTCATAGTTGATTTGCTAGAAAAATATGGACAGGGAGGAAACTGTATGGAGAGCCACATGGTATTCACATACCATAACAGTTTTCTGATAGCTGACAGAAAGGAAGCATGGGTTCTGGAGACATCTGGAAAATACTGGGCAGCAGAGAAAGTAGAAG GATCTATCACTTCTGAAATAATGATGGAAATTCTTCGTGACAAAGAGAGTGGTATTAATATGGAAGGTGGATTTATGACAACTGGAAGCATGGTGTCTGTACTGCCTCAGCAGCCCCATCTCCCGTGTATTCACTTCTTTACTGGAACTCCAGATCCTGCGAG gtCTGTATTCAAGCCCTTCATATTTGTGCCCAATATTACTCAGTTATTAAAAACTAGCTCCCCTACATTTGGTCATAATGATCCAGTTAAGAAGCAACCACGTTTTCAGAACAAGCCAGATCGAAGACATGAGCTCTATAAAAAACATGAAAGTGCTGCTGTAGTTATGGAAACTATCGAG GGTAAAGGTAAAGAGATGCTAAAGGAGATACAGGAGTTGGAGAAACAGAAGATAAGTGAAATGGAATCAATCCTGCAAAACGGATGTCTCGACATTAACCAAGCGGTTAACCTTTTTTCACAGTGTGTAGAAGAAGAACTCAAAATATATAGCTAA